The genomic interval CGAGATAGGCGCGCGAAAACTCGATGCCAAGCGCACTAGCTGGGATTGCAGTATATATCGCGGCTCCGATGAGGACGAGTGCGAACACGCCTTGGGAGAGTGCCACGTTCGCGAGTAGGACGCCACTCGAGAGATTCGACGGGTCGATATCGCCGCCTCGAGCGCCGTCGTGGCGCTGTGGCTCGCTTTCTGTGGGGTGGGAGTCGGTGAGTTGTGCTTCGGTCCCTTTCTCGAGTACGTCTGAGTCAGGCGTTGGCGGTGTCTCTGCAGGTGATGTCTCCGCCGGCACGGAACCAGTCTCGGTCTCGGTCTCGGTCCCGGCCTCAGTCTCGTGACCGGTGGTATCGAACGATGATTCCGTCAGATACGATAAAACAAGCAGCAACGCGAGGACGACGCCCGTAATGCCGACGAACGTCGCCCACTGGGTCATACAGTTACTGTGGGCTTGGGTTCGACCCGCTTGCGGAGCCGACTGTGCCTTGGCCCTGTTCGAACGCCGACTCGGTGATTGCTTTGAGTCGGTCGACCAGCGAGTCTTTCTTTGGTTCGCCCATCAGGGCGACGTCGAGCACTTCGCTGATGTTCGCACACGGGATGATCTCGACCATTTCCTCGTATTCGTCTTCGATCATCACGTCCTGTTCGTTGGCCTTCGGGATAATGACCGTCTTACAGCCGGCTTTCGCGGCGGCTTCGATCTTGTGGGTGACACCACCGACCGGGAGCACGTCGCCCCGGACCGAAAGTGATCCGGTCATTGCAACCGACTGATCCACCGGAATGTCCTCAAGGGCACTGATAACGGCGGTTGCCACCGTGATGGAGGCAGAGTCGCCGTCAACACCCTGCTGGCCTGCCTGGACGAACTGGATGTGGATGTCTTTTTCCGAGAGATCCACGTCGGAGAACTTCTTGATGATCGCAGAGACGTTTTGGACGGATTCCTCGGCCATCTCCTGCAGTTTTCCAGTTGCGATCACTTGGCCGCCACCCTGTGCGGGCGCGATTTCGGCCATGACCGGGAGCATAATCCCCGAGTCTTCGCCCATGACAGCGAGGCCGTTGACCCGACCCTCGATGCCGTCGTCAGTGACCTGCAGTTCGTAGTCCTTGCGGCGTTCGATGTAGTCGTCGGCGAGCTGTTGTTCGATGGAACGCGAGCGCTGTTTGGCCTGCAACACGTCATCACGCGTGGTGAGGTCGCGGTCCTCTGCGCGGGCGATGTCGCCAGCAACGCGGACCAACCCACCGAGGCTCCGGAAGTGAAGCGTCAAGTGGTTCTTTCGGCCCGAGCGGCGTTTGGCCTCGAGGATGATCTCCTCGACAGCGTCGCGGGTGAAGTGTGGCAGGCGACCGTCGCGTTCGACCTCCTGGGCGACGAAGCGTGCGTACTTCCGGCGCATCTCGGCGGTGGACTCGATGGTGTCCTCCATGTAGACCTCGTACCCGTATCCTTTGACGCGGTTACGGAGTGCGGGGTGCATGTTCTCCATCGCATCGAGGTTCCCGGCAGCGATCATGACGAAGTCACAGGGAACGGGTTCGGTCTGGACCATCGCACCCGAAGAGCGCTCGCTCTGTCCGGTAATAGCGAACTCACCCTCCTGAATCGCCGTCATCAG from Natronolimnobius sp. AArcel1 carries:
- the lonB gene encoding ATP-dependent protease LonB codes for the protein MSNDTNVDDPPEDAPGSASDDTQREHQQDTDPERQGSRSPLEEDGERSGTTDESVGGVVQDQNQESDPDADPDSDIDHADTVGDEDDEDEIETVNDLGSTVDVDPGVEIDEENAEDDMLGGLKVDSTDDIEVPDRLVDQVIGQDEARDIIIKAAKQRRHVMMIGSPGTGKSMLAKAMSQLLPQEDLQDVLVYHNPDDGNAPKVRTVPGGKGEQIIDAHKEEARKRNQMRSILMWIIIAIVIGYALLTVNILLGILAAGIIWLIFRYTSRGTDAMVPNMIVDNGDQRQAPFEDATGAHAGALLGDVRHDPFQSGGMETPSHDRVEPGSIHKSNKGVLFVDEINTLDVRTQQKLMTAIQEGEFAITGQSERSSGAMVQTEPVPCDFVMIAAGNLDAMENMHPALRNRVKGYGYEVYMEDTIESTAEMRRKYARFVAQEVERDGRLPHFTRDAVEEIILEAKRRSGRKNHLTLHFRSLGGLVRVAGDIARAEDRDLTTRDDVLQAKQRSRSIEQQLADDYIERRKDYELQVTDDGIEGRVNGLAVMGEDSGIMLPVMAEIAPAQGGGQVIATGKLQEMAEESVQNVSAIIKKFSDVDLSEKDIHIQFVQAGQQGVDGDSASITVATAVISALEDIPVDQSVAMTGSLSVRGDVLPVGGVTHKIEAAAKAGCKTVIIPKANEQDVMIEDEYEEMVEIIPCANISEVLDVALMGEPKKDSLVDRLKAITESAFEQGQGTVGSASGSNPSPQ